A window of the Desulforapulum autotrophicum HRM2 genome harbors these coding sequences:
- a CDS encoding metal ABC transporter solute-binding protein, Zn/Mn family, producing MNFPLVKSLLILGLISLLPTPPSPADVISKSVIVASTTQIADFARQIGGDQVVVKSILAPGADPHTYNVTPRDVQIVLEGDLCIENGLHLEGKNWMKTLAKDANKTLITATDGIQPLTINQGGESIPDPHSWFSPRNAAVYVNNIIKGLATLDSKNTALYQARGKLFLQQLRILDAWIREQINLIPPQRRILVTTHDAFNYFCREFKLNEKNDFLSIAPVGWSTGAEVGAGITPERRRKVIQSIKESGAPAIFVETTINPKQIREIAKETGVAIGGELYSDSMGPEGSAGETYIGMMRENTLLIVNALK from the coding sequence ATGAATTTTCCGTTGGTGAAAAGTCTTTTAATCTTGGGACTGATATCCTTACTGCCGACACCGCCATCCCCGGCAGATGTTATCAGTAAATCGGTTATAGTGGCGTCCACAACACAAATTGCTGATTTTGCAAGGCAAATCGGAGGAGATCAGGTTGTTGTAAAAAGTATACTTGCTCCCGGTGCTGACCCCCACACTTACAATGTCACTCCCAGGGATGTCCAAATTGTTCTGGAAGGCGACCTCTGTATTGAAAACGGCCTGCATCTGGAAGGCAAAAACTGGATGAAGACACTTGCAAAAGATGCGAATAAAACCTTAATAACCGCAACCGATGGCATCCAGCCACTCACAATTAATCAGGGCGGTGAATCCATTCCAGATCCCCACTCCTGGTTTTCACCCCGCAATGCAGCGGTCTATGTAAACAATATCATAAAAGGGTTGGCGACTCTGGATTCAAAAAACACAGCACTTTATCAAGCACGCGGCAAGCTGTTTTTACAGCAATTGCGGATTCTTGATGCCTGGATAAGAGAGCAGATCAATTTGATCCCGCCCCAGAGACGAATTCTTGTAACAACCCATGATGCGTTTAATTATTTTTGCAGAGAATTTAAGCTGAATGAAAAAAATGATTTTTTATCCATCGCGCCTGTGGGATGGTCCACAGGTGCAGAAGTCGGTGCAGGAATCACCCCTGAACGCAGACGTAAAGTTATTCAGTCAATTAAAGAATCCGGAGCACCCGCCATCTTTGTTGAAACCACGATCAATCCAAAACAAATAAGGGAAATCGCCAAAGAAACCGGAGTCGCGATCGGTGGTGAGCTCTATTCTGACTCCATGGGACCGGAAGGATCAGCTGGAGAAACCTATATCGGAATGATGAGGGAGAACACACTCTTAATTGTTAACGCATTAAAATAG
- a CDS encoding biotin/lipoyl-binding protein, translated as MKPRRLIVVTVTALMVLSLFTGSHCLAQNAETVPDVPGNADARGVVLETVGITNITGEKKYPGTVKASRTAKLAFRVAGPLSRVDIKLGDAVKRGQVLMQIDPQDYEEIILL; from the coding sequence ATGAAACCCAGACGATTGATTGTGGTAACCGTTACGGCTCTTATGGTTTTGAGCCTGTTCACTGGGTCACACTGCCTTGCCCAGAACGCTGAAACAGTCCCGGACGTGCCTGGTAATGCAGATGCCCGGGGTGTTGTGTTAGAAACGGTCGGCATTACTAATATCACCGGGGAAAAAAAATACCCGGGAACAGTCAAGGCTTCCAGAACCGCAAAACTTGCCTTCAGGGTGGCAGGTCCCCTGAGCCGGGTGGACATTAAACTCGGTGATGCCGTTAAACGAGGCCAGGTCCTCATGCAGATTGATCCCCAGGATTATGAGGAAATTATCTTATTGTAG
- a CDS encoding cysteine hydrolase family protein, which yields MGWKTNYRSFYYENAPEPDDFVFKKEETALLVIDIQNTYLQPPEDPAEQKRWAPFLKRMNSTVIPNTAKLMTHFRDNGMDVLFARIACLKENGKDRSLSQKKPGWNYLLLPKDSEESQIVPELLPQEDEIVVCKTTDSALTGTNLRLILHNMNIKNVIVVGIFTDQCISSSVRSLADESFNVIVVEDCCAAGSDELHEKELEILNMIYCHVLSSKELTSFL from the coding sequence ATGGGCTGGAAAACCAATTATAGATCCTTTTATTATGAGAATGCACCGGAACCGGATGATTTCGTTTTCAAAAAAGAAGAAACAGCGCTTTTAGTGATTGACATCCAGAATACGTATCTTCAGCCACCTGAAGATCCTGCTGAACAAAAAAGGTGGGCCCCCTTCCTGAAACGTATGAATTCGACGGTGATCCCGAACACGGCAAAGTTAATGACACATTTTCGTGATAATGGAATGGATGTGCTGTTTGCTCGAATTGCCTGTTTAAAGGAAAATGGGAAGGACCGTTCCCTTAGTCAGAAAAAACCCGGGTGGAATTATTTATTGCTGCCAAAGGATTCTGAGGAATCACAAATTGTACCCGAATTATTACCCCAAGAAGATGAAATTGTGGTCTGCAAAACAACGGACAGTGCACTGACCGGTACAAATTTACGTTTAATTTTACATAACATGAACATCAAAAATGTTATCGTCGTCGGTATCTTTACTGATCAATGCATCTCCTCATCAGTCCGGAGTCTCGCAGATGAAAGTTTTAATGTAATCGTGGTAGAAGACTGCTGTGCTGCAGGTTCAGATGAACTACACGAAAAAGAATTAGAAATCCTCAATATGATTTATTGTCATGTTTTATCATCTAAGGAGTTGACGTCTTTCTTATAA
- a CDS encoding SUMF1/EgtB/PvdO family nonheme iron enzyme: protein MDSIPVQIISDAPQKREADFGFAAYVDTIADLIAFEENQTPLVIGVYGKWGSGKTTLMKSIAHKLDTDEKYQGGTPYRNSKTVWFQAWKYKDEDEILAALIEQIFKAMAKDGFFTGCRAQIEKLTEGINTPKLFTSLIKKITTLDISEFFQDPAYKKFTGFYDVFEDFFTRLIWTYLSWRPQKNQCETHGEKKGVLAVFIDDLDRCPREKIVSVLETLKLFMDQKGCVFIIGADNDIIIKALEKTYHGDAERFMDKIVQVTFNLPKIPTEDFAPFLKKIGNEFGKGIETYLPLVIPAMENNPRNIKRFINDLNLLKGLVANKGIDILPEDLLLWNVIEKGFRPFSLALKEQGGFNTLSAMHEKIDTAREKNIELPAMAEDDSLAIPDSLVSYFREMTLVRIVDSFRPEKKGLKQLVTLARIVETPKKEENRKGQRPGEDKRVLIPAGTFIYQENQTQRLNYDYEMDLYPVTNHRFDRFVKAGGYGKKDFWDDKGWQWRETKHIDQPQYWEDKAYNDPEQPVVGVSWYEADAYARWMTKFRDDGYTCKLPDEVEWERAARGDGGNVYPWGNTFDPDKCNSAESNIGKPSRVSVYPNGVSPYGCYDMAGNVWEWTSSFYDNKENRFFLRGGSFDGGSDYCRCAARSNYYDPGNRSFFIGFRCVRIKR from the coding sequence ATGGATTCCATACCGGTACAAATTATCAGCGACGCCCCCCAAAAAAGAGAGGCTGATTTCGGCTTTGCCGCCTACGTCGATACCATTGCAGACCTCATTGCCTTTGAGGAGAATCAGACCCCCCTGGTCATCGGTGTATATGGCAAATGGGGCAGCGGCAAGACCACCCTGATGAAAAGCATTGCCCACAAGCTGGATACGGATGAAAAATACCAGGGCGGCACCCCCTATCGGAACAGCAAAACCGTTTGGTTCCAGGCCTGGAAATACAAGGACGAGGATGAAATCCTGGCCGCCCTTATCGAGCAGATATTCAAGGCCATGGCAAAAGACGGCTTTTTCACAGGTTGCCGGGCTCAAATTGAAAAACTGACAGAGGGGATCAATACACCTAAACTTTTCACAAGCCTTATCAAAAAAATAACCACCCTTGATATCAGTGAATTTTTCCAGGATCCGGCCTATAAAAAATTTACAGGCTTTTACGATGTGTTTGAAGACTTTTTCACACGGTTGATCTGGACCTACCTGTCCTGGCGGCCCCAAAAAAATCAGTGTGAAACCCATGGGGAGAAAAAAGGGGTATTGGCCGTTTTTATCGACGACCTGGACCGCTGTCCCCGGGAAAAGATTGTCAGTGTCCTTGAGACCCTGAAATTGTTCATGGACCAGAAAGGGTGCGTTTTTATCATCGGTGCGGACAATGACATCATCATCAAGGCCCTTGAAAAAACCTACCATGGGGATGCCGAGCGCTTCATGGACAAGATCGTCCAGGTGACGTTCAACCTGCCCAAGATCCCGACGGAAGACTTTGCCCCCTTTTTAAAAAAGATCGGCAATGAGTTTGGAAAGGGAATTGAAACCTATCTTCCCCTGGTAATCCCGGCCATGGAGAACAACCCCCGGAATATCAAGCGCTTCATCAACGACCTCAACCTTTTGAAAGGCCTGGTCGCCAACAAGGGGATCGATATCCTCCCGGAAGACCTTCTGCTCTGGAACGTCATTGAAAAAGGGTTCAGACCCTTTTCCCTTGCCCTTAAAGAGCAGGGCGGATTTAACACCCTGTCTGCCATGCATGAAAAGATTGACACGGCCAGGGAGAAAAACATTGAACTGCCGGCAATGGCAGAAGATGACAGTCTTGCCATCCCCGATTCCCTGGTCTCTTATTTCAGGGAGATGACCCTGGTCCGCATCGTTGACAGTTTCAGGCCGGAGAAAAAAGGGTTGAAACAGCTGGTCACCCTGGCCCGGATTGTCGAAACCCCGAAAAAAGAGGAAAACCGAAAAGGACAACGGCCTGGGGAGGACAAGAGGGTTCTGATTCCTGCCGGCACCTTTATCTACCAGGAAAATCAGACTCAACGCCTGAATTATGACTATGAAATGGATCTTTACCCGGTGACAAATCATCGGTTTGATCGCTTTGTTAAGGCCGGGGGGTACGGGAAGAAGGATTTTTGGGATGATAAGGGCTGGCAGTGGCGGGAAACGAAACATATCGACCAGCCACAATACTGGGAGGATAAAGCGTATAATGATCCTGAACAGCCCGTGGTCGGGGTCTCCTGGTACGAGGCAGATGCCTATGCCCGGTGGATGACAAAATTCAGGGACGACGGGTACACCTGTAAGCTTCCAGATGAAGTTGAGTGGGAGCGGGCGGCCAGGGGGGATGGGGGCAATGTCTACCCTTGGGGCAATACCTTTGATCCAGACAAGTGCAACAGCGCCGAATCAAACATCGGGAAACCCAGCAGGGTGAGTGTCTATCCCAACGGGGTCAGCCCCTATGGCTGTTATGACATGGCTGGGAACGTCTGGGAGTGGACATCTTCTTTTTATGATAACAAAGAGAACCGCTTTTTCTTGCGCGGCGGGTCCTTCGACGGTGGCAGTGATTACTGTCGGTGTGCCGCCCGTAGCAACTACTACGACCCGGGCAACAGGAGCTTCTTTATCGGGTTTCGTTGCGTCAGGATTAAACGTTGA